From one Felis catus isolate Fca126 chromosome E2, F.catus_Fca126_mat1.0, whole genome shotgun sequence genomic stretch:
- the IL4I1 gene encoding L-amino-acid oxidase isoform X3: protein MHDPDYEVLLKVVTLGLNRTSKPQRVIVVGAGVAGLVAAKVLSDAGHKVTILEADNRIGGRILTYRDRKTGWIGELGAMRMPSSHRILHELCKSLGLNLTKFTQYDENTWVEVNNLKLRNYVVEKMPEKLGYKLRPREKGHSPEEIYQMALNQALKDLKKLGCRKAMKKFERHTLLEYLLGEGNLSQPAVRLLGDVMAKDGFFYLSFAEALRAHSCLSDRLRYSRIVGGWDLLPRALLSSLSGPVLLHAPVVAITQGTHNVRVHVASSRGARSLKAMTADVVLLTASGPALQRIAFSPPLTRRGQEALRALHYVPATKVFLSFRRPFWHDEHIEGGHSSTARPSRVIFYPPPGEGALLLASYTWSDAATAFAGLSQEEAMRVALDDVAALHGTIVYRLWDGSGTIKRWAEDPHSQGGFVVQPPTLWQDGGDDGQDYDWSVPYGRIYFAGEHTAYPHGWVETAVKSALRAAVLINSREGHSREGHTLVNEEGLVRQVPSRPRCEFQKAGATHAPAPHGMTAQHTKRPEH, encoded by the exons ATGCATGATCCTGACTATGAGGTGCTGCTCAAGGTTGTGACCTTGGGCCTCAATCGAACCTCAAAGCCCCAGAGGGTGATTGTGGTTGGTGCCGGTGTGGCTGGGCTGGTAGCTGCCAAGGTGCTCAGTGATGCCGGACACAAG GTCACCATCCTGGAGGCAGACAACAGGATCGGAGGCCGCATCCTCACCTACCGGGACCGGAAGACAGGCTGGATTGGGGAGCTGGGAGCCATGCGCATGCCCAGCTCGCACAG GATCCTCCACGAGCTCTGCAAGAGTCTGGGACTCAACCTGACCAAATTCACTCAGTATGATGAGAACACGTGGGTAGAGGTCAACAACCTGAAGCTGCGCAACTATGTGGTGGAGAAGATGCCAGAGAAGCTGGGCTACAAGCTGCGCCCCAGGGAGAAGGGCCACTCGCCCGAAGAAATCTATCAGATGGCTCTCAACCAG GCCCTCAAAGATCTCAAGAAACTGGGCTGCAGAAAGGCAATGAAGAAGTTTGAAAGGCACACGCTCCTG GAATACCTCCTCGGGGAGGGGAACTTGAGCCAGCCGGCCGTTCGGCTCCTGGGAGACGTGATGGCCAAGGACGGCTTCTTCTATCTCAGCTTTGCGGAGGCCCTAAGGGCCCACAGCTGCCTCAGCGACCGGCTCCG GTACAGCCGCATCGTGGGCGGCTGGGACCTGCTGCCGCGCGCGCTGCTGAGCTCGCTGTCGGGGCCAGTGTTGCTGCACGCGCCTGTCGTGGCGATAACGCAGGGGACGCACAATGTGCGCGTGCACGTCGCGAGCTCGCGCGGGGCCCGGAGTCTGAAGGCCATGACCGCCGATGTGGTGCTGCTCACCGCGAGCGGGCCGGCGCTACAGCGCATTGCCTTCTCGCCGCCGCTGACGCGCAGGGGGCAGGAGGCGCTGCGCGCGCTGCACTACGTGCCGGCCACCAAGGTGTTCCTGAGCTTCCGCCGACCCTTTTGGCACGACGAGCACATCGAGGGCGGCCACTCGAGCACCGCCCGCCCGTCGCGCGTGATATTCTACCCGCCGCCGGGAGAGGGCGCGCTGCTTCTGGCTTCGTACACGTGGTCGGACGCGGCCACCGCCTTCGCCGGCCTGAGCCAGGAGGAGGCGATGCGCGTGGCGCTCGACGACGTGGCGGCGCTGCACGGGACGATCGTGTACCGGCTCTGGGACGGCAGCGGCACAATCAAACGCTGGGCCGAGGACCCACACAGCCAGGGCGGCTTCGTGGTGCAGCCGCCGACGCTCTGGCAAGACGGCGGGGACGACGGGCAGGACTACGACTGGTCAGTCCCCTACGGCCGCATCTACTTCGCCGGTGAGCACACGGCCTACCCGCACGGCTGGGTGGAGACTGCTGTCAAGTCGGCGCTGCGCGCGGCCGTGTTAATCAACAGCCGCGAAGGGCACAGCCGCGAGGGGCACACGCTGGTCAACGAGGAGGGGCTCGTGCGCCAGGTGCCCAGCCGTCCCCGGTGCGAGTTCCAAAAGGCTGGTGCCACCCACGCTCCGGCCCCACATGGGATGACCGCTCAGCACACCAAGAGACCCgagcattaa
- the IL4I1 gene encoding L-amino-acid oxidase isoform X1 gives MGTERAPQSQLCTRYLLVLISIFFSLVASLDWKTSHSQDPFEKCMHDPDYEVLLKVVTLGLNRTSKPQRVIVVGAGVAGLVAAKVLSDAGHKVTILEADNRIGGRILTYRDRKTGWIGELGAMRMPSSHRILHELCKSLGLNLTKFTQYDENTWVEVNNLKLRNYVVEKMPEKLGYKLRPREKGHSPEEIYQMALNQALKDLKKLGCRKAMKKFERHTLLEYLLGEGNLSQPAVRLLGDVMAKDGFFYLSFAEALRAHSCLSDRLRYSRIVGGWDLLPRALLSSLSGPVLLHAPVVAITQGTHNVRVHVASSRGARSLKAMTADVVLLTASGPALQRIAFSPPLTRRGQEALRALHYVPATKVFLSFRRPFWHDEHIEGGHSSTARPSRVIFYPPPGEGALLLASYTWSDAATAFAGLSQEEAMRVALDDVAALHGTIVYRLWDGSGTIKRWAEDPHSQGGFVVQPPTLWQDGGDDGQDYDWSVPYGRIYFAGEHTAYPHGWVETAVKSALRAAVLINSREGHSREGHTLVNEEGLVRQVPSRPRCEFQKAGATHAPAPHGMTAQHTKRPEH, from the exons ATGGGCACTGAGAGGGCCCCCCAGAGCCAGCTGTGCA cccggTACTTGCTTGTCCTGATCTCCATCTTCTTCAGCCTGGTGGCCTCCCTGGACTGGAAGACTTCCCATAGCCAGGATCCCTTTGAGAAATGTATGCATGATCCTGACTATGAGGTGCTGCTCAAGGTTGTGACCTTGGGCCTCAATCGAACCTCAAAGCCCCAGAGGGTGATTGTGGTTGGTGCCGGTGTGGCTGGGCTGGTAGCTGCCAAGGTGCTCAGTGATGCCGGACACAAG GTCACCATCCTGGAGGCAGACAACAGGATCGGAGGCCGCATCCTCACCTACCGGGACCGGAAGACAGGCTGGATTGGGGAGCTGGGAGCCATGCGCATGCCCAGCTCGCACAG GATCCTCCACGAGCTCTGCAAGAGTCTGGGACTCAACCTGACCAAATTCACTCAGTATGATGAGAACACGTGGGTAGAGGTCAACAACCTGAAGCTGCGCAACTATGTGGTGGAGAAGATGCCAGAGAAGCTGGGCTACAAGCTGCGCCCCAGGGAGAAGGGCCACTCGCCCGAAGAAATCTATCAGATGGCTCTCAACCAG GCCCTCAAAGATCTCAAGAAACTGGGCTGCAGAAAGGCAATGAAGAAGTTTGAAAGGCACACGCTCCTG GAATACCTCCTCGGGGAGGGGAACTTGAGCCAGCCGGCCGTTCGGCTCCTGGGAGACGTGATGGCCAAGGACGGCTTCTTCTATCTCAGCTTTGCGGAGGCCCTAAGGGCCCACAGCTGCCTCAGCGACCGGCTCCG GTACAGCCGCATCGTGGGCGGCTGGGACCTGCTGCCGCGCGCGCTGCTGAGCTCGCTGTCGGGGCCAGTGTTGCTGCACGCGCCTGTCGTGGCGATAACGCAGGGGACGCACAATGTGCGCGTGCACGTCGCGAGCTCGCGCGGGGCCCGGAGTCTGAAGGCCATGACCGCCGATGTGGTGCTGCTCACCGCGAGCGGGCCGGCGCTACAGCGCATTGCCTTCTCGCCGCCGCTGACGCGCAGGGGGCAGGAGGCGCTGCGCGCGCTGCACTACGTGCCGGCCACCAAGGTGTTCCTGAGCTTCCGCCGACCCTTTTGGCACGACGAGCACATCGAGGGCGGCCACTCGAGCACCGCCCGCCCGTCGCGCGTGATATTCTACCCGCCGCCGGGAGAGGGCGCGCTGCTTCTGGCTTCGTACACGTGGTCGGACGCGGCCACCGCCTTCGCCGGCCTGAGCCAGGAGGAGGCGATGCGCGTGGCGCTCGACGACGTGGCGGCGCTGCACGGGACGATCGTGTACCGGCTCTGGGACGGCAGCGGCACAATCAAACGCTGGGCCGAGGACCCACACAGCCAGGGCGGCTTCGTGGTGCAGCCGCCGACGCTCTGGCAAGACGGCGGGGACGACGGGCAGGACTACGACTGGTCAGTCCCCTACGGCCGCATCTACTTCGCCGGTGAGCACACGGCCTACCCGCACGGCTGGGTGGAGACTGCTGTCAAGTCGGCGCTGCGCGCGGCCGTGTTAATCAACAGCCGCGAAGGGCACAGCCGCGAGGGGCACACGCTGGTCAACGAGGAGGGGCTCGTGCGCCAGGTGCCCAGCCGTCCCCGGTGCGAGTTCCAAAAGGCTGGTGCCACCCACGCTCCGGCCCCACATGGGATGACCGCTCAGCACACCAAGAGACCCgagcattaa
- the IL4I1 gene encoding L-amino-acid oxidase isoform X2, which produces MASSARYLLVLISIFFSLVASLDWKTSHSQDPFEKCMHDPDYEVLLKVVTLGLNRTSKPQRVIVVGAGVAGLVAAKVLSDAGHKVTILEADNRIGGRILTYRDRKTGWIGELGAMRMPSSHRILHELCKSLGLNLTKFTQYDENTWVEVNNLKLRNYVVEKMPEKLGYKLRPREKGHSPEEIYQMALNQALKDLKKLGCRKAMKKFERHTLLEYLLGEGNLSQPAVRLLGDVMAKDGFFYLSFAEALRAHSCLSDRLRYSRIVGGWDLLPRALLSSLSGPVLLHAPVVAITQGTHNVRVHVASSRGARSLKAMTADVVLLTASGPALQRIAFSPPLTRRGQEALRALHYVPATKVFLSFRRPFWHDEHIEGGHSSTARPSRVIFYPPPGEGALLLASYTWSDAATAFAGLSQEEAMRVALDDVAALHGTIVYRLWDGSGTIKRWAEDPHSQGGFVVQPPTLWQDGGDDGQDYDWSVPYGRIYFAGEHTAYPHGWVETAVKSALRAAVLINSREGHSREGHTLVNEEGLVRQVPSRPRCEFQKAGATHAPAPHGMTAQHTKRPEH; this is translated from the exons ATGGCCTCGTCGG cccggTACTTGCTTGTCCTGATCTCCATCTTCTTCAGCCTGGTGGCCTCCCTGGACTGGAAGACTTCCCATAGCCAGGATCCCTTTGAGAAATGTATGCATGATCCTGACTATGAGGTGCTGCTCAAGGTTGTGACCTTGGGCCTCAATCGAACCTCAAAGCCCCAGAGGGTGATTGTGGTTGGTGCCGGTGTGGCTGGGCTGGTAGCTGCCAAGGTGCTCAGTGATGCCGGACACAAG GTCACCATCCTGGAGGCAGACAACAGGATCGGAGGCCGCATCCTCACCTACCGGGACCGGAAGACAGGCTGGATTGGGGAGCTGGGAGCCATGCGCATGCCCAGCTCGCACAG GATCCTCCACGAGCTCTGCAAGAGTCTGGGACTCAACCTGACCAAATTCACTCAGTATGATGAGAACACGTGGGTAGAGGTCAACAACCTGAAGCTGCGCAACTATGTGGTGGAGAAGATGCCAGAGAAGCTGGGCTACAAGCTGCGCCCCAGGGAGAAGGGCCACTCGCCCGAAGAAATCTATCAGATGGCTCTCAACCAG GCCCTCAAAGATCTCAAGAAACTGGGCTGCAGAAAGGCAATGAAGAAGTTTGAAAGGCACACGCTCCTG GAATACCTCCTCGGGGAGGGGAACTTGAGCCAGCCGGCCGTTCGGCTCCTGGGAGACGTGATGGCCAAGGACGGCTTCTTCTATCTCAGCTTTGCGGAGGCCCTAAGGGCCCACAGCTGCCTCAGCGACCGGCTCCG GTACAGCCGCATCGTGGGCGGCTGGGACCTGCTGCCGCGCGCGCTGCTGAGCTCGCTGTCGGGGCCAGTGTTGCTGCACGCGCCTGTCGTGGCGATAACGCAGGGGACGCACAATGTGCGCGTGCACGTCGCGAGCTCGCGCGGGGCCCGGAGTCTGAAGGCCATGACCGCCGATGTGGTGCTGCTCACCGCGAGCGGGCCGGCGCTACAGCGCATTGCCTTCTCGCCGCCGCTGACGCGCAGGGGGCAGGAGGCGCTGCGCGCGCTGCACTACGTGCCGGCCACCAAGGTGTTCCTGAGCTTCCGCCGACCCTTTTGGCACGACGAGCACATCGAGGGCGGCCACTCGAGCACCGCCCGCCCGTCGCGCGTGATATTCTACCCGCCGCCGGGAGAGGGCGCGCTGCTTCTGGCTTCGTACACGTGGTCGGACGCGGCCACCGCCTTCGCCGGCCTGAGCCAGGAGGAGGCGATGCGCGTGGCGCTCGACGACGTGGCGGCGCTGCACGGGACGATCGTGTACCGGCTCTGGGACGGCAGCGGCACAATCAAACGCTGGGCCGAGGACCCACACAGCCAGGGCGGCTTCGTGGTGCAGCCGCCGACGCTCTGGCAAGACGGCGGGGACGACGGGCAGGACTACGACTGGTCAGTCCCCTACGGCCGCATCTACTTCGCCGGTGAGCACACGGCCTACCCGCACGGCTGGGTGGAGACTGCTGTCAAGTCGGCGCTGCGCGCGGCCGTGTTAATCAACAGCCGCGAAGGGCACAGCCGCGAGGGGCACACGCTGGTCAACGAGGAGGGGCTCGTGCGCCAGGTGCCCAGCCGTCCCCGGTGCGAGTTCCAAAAGGCTGGTGCCACCCACGCTCCGGCCCCACATGGGATGACCGCTCAGCACACCAAGAGACCCgagcattaa